One Microcebus murinus isolate Inina chromosome 10, M.murinus_Inina_mat1.0, whole genome shotgun sequence DNA segment encodes these proteins:
- the SEPTIN3 gene encoding neuronal-specific septin-3 isoform X1, whose product MDHSFAPAPPEMQPHGGPGPGTSFSHSHMLGCSTRPSRLPGGVSPLIPVLRKTVHLDAFPQSHIPQTSSRPGPGARAQSVPPQEIGIVPGASLSPLPANSLVPRKLSSISLTLRQNSQTRPLEPLLSHWEELPTPGRKAASHEGRRLCASGSLPVTLMTGVRVHSEGPGNPRLATPSRMPTVEKPLVSSHLALPFQSRLAQSEPVLAGPDPAGQGRPVPVTAHMPTRAPSARGKTRSRGIPRPRVRPQRANAIMNLTAVDTRTDTARYLTTVATNRPSLATNLATPNTPRLDTGTEFPALKTKLGMATDSSTAGTAKSGKAMNLSTAGTTKNLTTVGTTKSGMIMDLTTSDPDKLGKTMATAGTTKLGKAMNLTTAGTTKPDMTSGGTAMDLAIPEPVKLGTTIATVGTSRLETAMALAGANRAKLGTAMDSLGLDISRLGTAMSSVVSATPDPATGETPLDRVKDLTTLDIATPLVTSSRSTVPAPDHPVADAAPDQATEPATLDLARESKGFPETRTDAAMSELVPEPRPKPAVPMKPVSINSNLLGYIGIDTIIEQMRKKTMKTGFDFNIMVVGQSGLGKSTLVNTLFKSQVSRKASSWNREEKIPKTVEIKAIGHVIEEGGVKMKLTVIDTPGFGDQINNENCWEPIEKYINEQYEKFLKEEVNIARKKRIPDTRVHCCLYFISPTGHSLRPLDLEFMKHLSKVVNIIPVIAKADTMTLEEKSEFKQRVRKELEVNGIEFYPQKEFDEDLEDKTENDKIRQESMPFAVVGSDKEYQVNGKRVLGRKTPWGIIEVENLNHCEFALLRDFVIRTHLQDLKEVTHNIHYETYRAKRLNDNGGLPPGEGLLGSVLPPVPATPCPTAE is encoded by the exons ATGGACCACAGCTTTGCTCCTGCTCCTCCAGAGATGCAGCCGCACGGGGGCCCAGGCCCTGGAACCTCCTTCTCCCACAGTCACATGCTGGGGTGCTCTACCCGCCCCTCAAGGCTCCCTGGGGGAGTGTCCCCCCTCATCCCTGTCCTCAGGAAGACGGTGCATCTGGATGCCTTCCCCCAAAGCCATATCCCACAGACTTCCAGCCGACCAGGCCCTGGAGCCAGGGCCCAGAGTGTACCCCCGCAGGAGATTGGCATTGTCCCAGGAGCTTCCCTGAGCCCCCTGCCTGCCAACAGCCTTGTGCCCAGGAAGCTCAGCTCCATCTCCTTAACACTCCGTCAGAACAGCCAGACTCGGCCCCTGGAGCCCCTGCTTTCTCACTGGGAAGAGTTGCCCACCCCAGGAAGGAAGGCTGCTTCCCACGAAGGAAGGAGGCTGTGTGCTTCAGGATCACTACCTGTGACCCTAATGACAGGGGTCAGAGTCCACTCCGAGGGCCCAGGGAACCCACGTCTGGCCACACCCAGCAGGATGCCCACAGTGGAGAAGCCCCTGGTGAGTTCACACTTGGCTTTACCTTTCCAATCCCGGTTAGCCCAGAGTGAGCCAGTCCTTGCAGGGCCAGACCCGGCAGGTCAGGGGCGCCCTGTCCCAGTGACTGCCCACATGCCTACCAGAGCTCCTTCAGCAAGAGGCAAGACCCGGTCCAGGGGTATCCCCAGACCCCGGGTGCGTCCCCAAAGGGCCAATGCCATTATGAACTTGACTGCTGTGGACACAAGGACAGATACAGCCAGATATTTAACCACAGTGGCCACCAACAGACCTAGCTTGGCTACCAATTTGGCCACACCAAACACACCCAGATTGGACACAGGCACAGAGTTCCCTGCTCTGAAAACCAAGCTGGGCATGGCCACGGACTCATCTACAGCAGGCACAGCCAAATCAGGCAAAGCCATGAACTTGTCTACAGCTGGCACAACCAAGAATTTGACTACAGTAGGGACAACCAAGTCAGGCATGATCATGGATTTGACAACCTCAGACCCAGACAAACTGGGCAAAACCATGGCTACAGCGGGTACAACCAAATTAGGCAAAGCCATGAACTTGACTACAGCAGGTACAACCAAGCCAGATATGACTTCAGGGGGCACAGCCATGGATCTGGCAATACCAGAGCCAGTCAAGTTGGGCACAACCATAGCTACGGTGGGCACAAGCAGGTTGGAAACAGCCATGGCTTTGGCGGGAGCAAATAGAGCCAAGCTGGGCACAGCTATGGATTCTCTTGGTTTGGATATAAGCAGGCTGGGCACAGCTATGAGTTCAGTTGTGTCAGCCACCCCAGACCCAGCCACTGGGGAGACTCCACTGGACAGGGTTAAGGACCTGACCACATTGGATATTGCTACCCCCCTGGTGACGTCAAGCAGAAGCACAGTCCCAGCCCCGGACCACCCTGTAGCAGATGCTGCCCCAGACCAAGCCACGGAGCCTGCCACACTGGACCTGGCCAGAGAATCCAAAG GGTTCCCAGAGACCAGGACGGACGCAGCCATGTCAGAGCTGGTGCCTGAGCCCAGGCCTAAGCCGGCAGTGCCCATGAAGCCCGTCAGCATCAACTCCAACTTGCTGGGCTACATCGGCATCGACACCATCATCGAGCAGATGCGCAAGAAGACCATGAAGACCGGCTTCGACTTCAACATCATGGTCGTGG GCCAAAGTGGACTGGGCAAGTCAACACTGGTCAACACGCTCTTCAAATCCCAAGTGAGCCGCAAGGCCTCCAGCTGGAACCGGGAGGAGAAGATCCCCAAGACGGTGGAGATCAAAGCTATTGGGCATG tgatAGAGGAAGGCGGTGTCAAAATGAAGCTGACGGTCATCGACACCCCCGGCTTTGGAGACCAGATCAACAATGAAAACTG CTGGGAGCCCATTGAGAAGTACATCAATGAGCAGTACGAGAAGTTCCTAAAGGAGGAGGTGAACATCGCCAGGAAGAAGCGCATCCCTGACACTCGCGTCCACTGCTGCCTCTACTTCATCTCCCCCACGGGACATTC CTTGCGACCTCTCGATCTCGAGTTCATGAAACACCTCAGCAAAGTTGTGAACATCATCCCTGTCATTGctaaggctgacaccatgacccTGGAGGAGAAGTCTGAATTCAAGCAAAGG GTTCGCAAGGAGCTTGAAGTAAATGGCATTGAATTCTACCCCCAGAAGGAATTTGATGAAGATTTGGAGGACAAGACAGAGAATGACAAAATCAGG CAGGAGAGCATGCCTTTCGCTGTGGTGGGAAGTGACAAGGAGTACCAAGTGAATGGCAAGAGGGTCCTCGGCAGAAAAACTCCCTGGGGGATCATTGAAG tGGAAAACCTCAACCACTGTGAGTTTGCCTTGCTTCGAGACTTTGTCATCAG GACCCACCTCCAGGACCTCAAGGAAGTGACACACAACATCCACTATGAGACTTACAGGGCCAAGCGGCTCAATGACAATGGAGGCCTCCCTCCG GGAGAAGGCCTCCTGGGCTCTGTCCTTCCTCCTGTGCcagccaccccctgccccacagcTGAATGA
- the SEPTIN3 gene encoding neuronal-specific septin-3 isoform X2: MDHSFAPAPPEMQPHGGPGPGTSFSHSHMLGCSTRPSRLPGGVSPLIPVLRKTVHLDAFPQSHIPQTSSRPGPGARAQSVPPQEIGIVPGASLSPLPANSLVPRKLSSISLTLRQNSQTRPLEPLLSHWEELPTPGRKAASHEGRRLCASGSLPVTLMTGVRVHSEGPGNPRLATPSRMPTVEKPLVSSHLALPFQSRLAQSEPVLAGPDPAGQGRPVPVTAHMPTRAPSARGKTRSRGIPRPRVRPQRANAIMNLTAVDTRTDTARYLTTVATNRPSLATNLATPNTPRLDTGTEFPALKTKLGMATDSSTAGTAKSGKAMNLSTAGTTKNLTTVGTTKSGMIMDLTTSDPDKLGKTMATAGTTKLGKAMNLTTAGTTKPDMTSGGTAMDLAIPEPVKLGTTIATVGTSRLETAMALAGANRAKLGTAMDSLGLDISRLGTAMSSVVSATPDPATGETPLDRVKDLTTLDIATPLVTSSRSTVPAPDHPVADAAPDQATEPATLDLARESKGFPETRTDAAMSELVPEPRPKPAVPMKPVSINSNLLGYIGIDTIIEQMRKKTMKTGFDFNIMVVGQSGLGKSTLVNTLFKSQVSRKASSWNREEKIPKTVEIKAIGHVIEEGGVKMKLTVIDTPGFGDQINNENCWEPIEKYINEQYEKFLKEEVNIARKKRIPDTRVHCCLYFISPTGHSLRPLDLEFMKHLSKVVNIIPVIAKADTMTLEEKSEFKQRVRKELEVNGIEFYPQKEFDEDLEDKTENDKIRESMPFAVVGSDKEYQVNGKRVLGRKTPWGIIEVENLNHCEFALLRDFVIRTHLQDLKEVTHNIHYETYRAKRLNDNGGLPPGEGLLGSVLPPVPATPCPTAE, translated from the exons ATGGACCACAGCTTTGCTCCTGCTCCTCCAGAGATGCAGCCGCACGGGGGCCCAGGCCCTGGAACCTCCTTCTCCCACAGTCACATGCTGGGGTGCTCTACCCGCCCCTCAAGGCTCCCTGGGGGAGTGTCCCCCCTCATCCCTGTCCTCAGGAAGACGGTGCATCTGGATGCCTTCCCCCAAAGCCATATCCCACAGACTTCCAGCCGACCAGGCCCTGGAGCCAGGGCCCAGAGTGTACCCCCGCAGGAGATTGGCATTGTCCCAGGAGCTTCCCTGAGCCCCCTGCCTGCCAACAGCCTTGTGCCCAGGAAGCTCAGCTCCATCTCCTTAACACTCCGTCAGAACAGCCAGACTCGGCCCCTGGAGCCCCTGCTTTCTCACTGGGAAGAGTTGCCCACCCCAGGAAGGAAGGCTGCTTCCCACGAAGGAAGGAGGCTGTGTGCTTCAGGATCACTACCTGTGACCCTAATGACAGGGGTCAGAGTCCACTCCGAGGGCCCAGGGAACCCACGTCTGGCCACACCCAGCAGGATGCCCACAGTGGAGAAGCCCCTGGTGAGTTCACACTTGGCTTTACCTTTCCAATCCCGGTTAGCCCAGAGTGAGCCAGTCCTTGCAGGGCCAGACCCGGCAGGTCAGGGGCGCCCTGTCCCAGTGACTGCCCACATGCCTACCAGAGCTCCTTCAGCAAGAGGCAAGACCCGGTCCAGGGGTATCCCCAGACCCCGGGTGCGTCCCCAAAGGGCCAATGCCATTATGAACTTGACTGCTGTGGACACAAGGACAGATACAGCCAGATATTTAACCACAGTGGCCACCAACAGACCTAGCTTGGCTACCAATTTGGCCACACCAAACACACCCAGATTGGACACAGGCACAGAGTTCCCTGCTCTGAAAACCAAGCTGGGCATGGCCACGGACTCATCTACAGCAGGCACAGCCAAATCAGGCAAAGCCATGAACTTGTCTACAGCTGGCACAACCAAGAATTTGACTACAGTAGGGACAACCAAGTCAGGCATGATCATGGATTTGACAACCTCAGACCCAGACAAACTGGGCAAAACCATGGCTACAGCGGGTACAACCAAATTAGGCAAAGCCATGAACTTGACTACAGCAGGTACAACCAAGCCAGATATGACTTCAGGGGGCACAGCCATGGATCTGGCAATACCAGAGCCAGTCAAGTTGGGCACAACCATAGCTACGGTGGGCACAAGCAGGTTGGAAACAGCCATGGCTTTGGCGGGAGCAAATAGAGCCAAGCTGGGCACAGCTATGGATTCTCTTGGTTTGGATATAAGCAGGCTGGGCACAGCTATGAGTTCAGTTGTGTCAGCCACCCCAGACCCAGCCACTGGGGAGACTCCACTGGACAGGGTTAAGGACCTGACCACATTGGATATTGCTACCCCCCTGGTGACGTCAAGCAGAAGCACAGTCCCAGCCCCGGACCACCCTGTAGCAGATGCTGCCCCAGACCAAGCCACGGAGCCTGCCACACTGGACCTGGCCAGAGAATCCAAAG GGTTCCCAGAGACCAGGACGGACGCAGCCATGTCAGAGCTGGTGCCTGAGCCCAGGCCTAAGCCGGCAGTGCCCATGAAGCCCGTCAGCATCAACTCCAACTTGCTGGGCTACATCGGCATCGACACCATCATCGAGCAGATGCGCAAGAAGACCATGAAGACCGGCTTCGACTTCAACATCATGGTCGTGG GCCAAAGTGGACTGGGCAAGTCAACACTGGTCAACACGCTCTTCAAATCCCAAGTGAGCCGCAAGGCCTCCAGCTGGAACCGGGAGGAGAAGATCCCCAAGACGGTGGAGATCAAAGCTATTGGGCATG tgatAGAGGAAGGCGGTGTCAAAATGAAGCTGACGGTCATCGACACCCCCGGCTTTGGAGACCAGATCAACAATGAAAACTG CTGGGAGCCCATTGAGAAGTACATCAATGAGCAGTACGAGAAGTTCCTAAAGGAGGAGGTGAACATCGCCAGGAAGAAGCGCATCCCTGACACTCGCGTCCACTGCTGCCTCTACTTCATCTCCCCCACGGGACATTC CTTGCGACCTCTCGATCTCGAGTTCATGAAACACCTCAGCAAAGTTGTGAACATCATCCCTGTCATTGctaaggctgacaccatgacccTGGAGGAGAAGTCTGAATTCAAGCAAAGG GTTCGCAAGGAGCTTGAAGTAAATGGCATTGAATTCTACCCCCAGAAGGAATTTGATGAAGATTTGGAGGACAAGACAGAGAATGACAAAATCAGG GAGAGCATGCCTTTCGCTGTGGTGGGAAGTGACAAGGAGTACCAAGTGAATGGCAAGAGGGTCCTCGGCAGAAAAACTCCCTGGGGGATCATTGAAG tGGAAAACCTCAACCACTGTGAGTTTGCCTTGCTTCGAGACTTTGTCATCAG GACCCACCTCCAGGACCTCAAGGAAGTGACACACAACATCCACTATGAGACTTACAGGGCCAAGCGGCTCAATGACAATGGAGGCCTCCCTCCG GGAGAAGGCCTCCTGGGCTCTGTCCTTCCTCCTGTGCcagccaccccctgccccacagcTGAATGA
- the SEPTIN3 gene encoding neuronal-specific septin-3 isoform X3, with amino-acid sequence MSKGFPETRTDAAMSELVPEPRPKPAVPMKPVSINSNLLGYIGIDTIIEQMRKKTMKTGFDFNIMVVGQSGLGKSTLVNTLFKSQVSRKASSWNREEKIPKTVEIKAIGHVIEEGGVKMKLTVIDTPGFGDQINNENCWEPIEKYINEQYEKFLKEEVNIARKKRIPDTRVHCCLYFISPTGHSLRPLDLEFMKHLSKVVNIIPVIAKADTMTLEEKSEFKQRVRKELEVNGIEFYPQKEFDEDLEDKTENDKIRQESMPFAVVGSDKEYQVNGKRVLGRKTPWGIIEVENLNHCEFALLRDFVIRTHLQDLKEVTHNIHYETYRAKRLNDNGGLPPGEGLLGSVLPPVPATPCPTAE; translated from the exons ATGTCCAAAG GGTTCCCAGAGACCAGGACGGACGCAGCCATGTCAGAGCTGGTGCCTGAGCCCAGGCCTAAGCCGGCAGTGCCCATGAAGCCCGTCAGCATCAACTCCAACTTGCTGGGCTACATCGGCATCGACACCATCATCGAGCAGATGCGCAAGAAGACCATGAAGACCGGCTTCGACTTCAACATCATGGTCGTGG GCCAAAGTGGACTGGGCAAGTCAACACTGGTCAACACGCTCTTCAAATCCCAAGTGAGCCGCAAGGCCTCCAGCTGGAACCGGGAGGAGAAGATCCCCAAGACGGTGGAGATCAAAGCTATTGGGCATG tgatAGAGGAAGGCGGTGTCAAAATGAAGCTGACGGTCATCGACACCCCCGGCTTTGGAGACCAGATCAACAATGAAAACTG CTGGGAGCCCATTGAGAAGTACATCAATGAGCAGTACGAGAAGTTCCTAAAGGAGGAGGTGAACATCGCCAGGAAGAAGCGCATCCCTGACACTCGCGTCCACTGCTGCCTCTACTTCATCTCCCCCACGGGACATTC CTTGCGACCTCTCGATCTCGAGTTCATGAAACACCTCAGCAAAGTTGTGAACATCATCCCTGTCATTGctaaggctgacaccatgacccTGGAGGAGAAGTCTGAATTCAAGCAAAGG GTTCGCAAGGAGCTTGAAGTAAATGGCATTGAATTCTACCCCCAGAAGGAATTTGATGAAGATTTGGAGGACAAGACAGAGAATGACAAAATCAGG CAGGAGAGCATGCCTTTCGCTGTGGTGGGAAGTGACAAGGAGTACCAAGTGAATGGCAAGAGGGTCCTCGGCAGAAAAACTCCCTGGGGGATCATTGAAG tGGAAAACCTCAACCACTGTGAGTTTGCCTTGCTTCGAGACTTTGTCATCAG GACCCACCTCCAGGACCTCAAGGAAGTGACACACAACATCCACTATGAGACTTACAGGGCCAAGCGGCTCAATGACAATGGAGGCCTCCCTCCG GGAGAAGGCCTCCTGGGCTCTGTCCTTCCTCCTGTGCcagccaccccctgccccacagcTGAATGA
- the SEPTIN3 gene encoding neuronal-specific septin-3 isoform X4, which translates to MSKGFPETRTDAAMSELVPEPRPKPAVPMKPVSINSNLLGYIGIDTIIEQMRKKTMKTGFDFNIMVVGQSGLGKSTLVNTLFKSQVSRKASSWNREEKIPKTVEIKAIGHVIEEGGVKMKLTVIDTPGFGDQINNENCWEPIEKYINEQYEKFLKEEVNIARKKRIPDTRVHCCLYFISPTGHSLRPLDLEFMKHLSKVVNIIPVIAKADTMTLEEKSEFKQRVRKELEVNGIEFYPQKEFDEDLEDKTENDKIRESMPFAVVGSDKEYQVNGKRVLGRKTPWGIIEVENLNHCEFALLRDFVIRTHLQDLKEVTHNIHYETYRAKRLNDNGGLPPGEGLLGSVLPPVPATPCPTAE; encoded by the exons ATGTCCAAAG GGTTCCCAGAGACCAGGACGGACGCAGCCATGTCAGAGCTGGTGCCTGAGCCCAGGCCTAAGCCGGCAGTGCCCATGAAGCCCGTCAGCATCAACTCCAACTTGCTGGGCTACATCGGCATCGACACCATCATCGAGCAGATGCGCAAGAAGACCATGAAGACCGGCTTCGACTTCAACATCATGGTCGTGG GCCAAAGTGGACTGGGCAAGTCAACACTGGTCAACACGCTCTTCAAATCCCAAGTGAGCCGCAAGGCCTCCAGCTGGAACCGGGAGGAGAAGATCCCCAAGACGGTGGAGATCAAAGCTATTGGGCATG tgatAGAGGAAGGCGGTGTCAAAATGAAGCTGACGGTCATCGACACCCCCGGCTTTGGAGACCAGATCAACAATGAAAACTG CTGGGAGCCCATTGAGAAGTACATCAATGAGCAGTACGAGAAGTTCCTAAAGGAGGAGGTGAACATCGCCAGGAAGAAGCGCATCCCTGACACTCGCGTCCACTGCTGCCTCTACTTCATCTCCCCCACGGGACATTC CTTGCGACCTCTCGATCTCGAGTTCATGAAACACCTCAGCAAAGTTGTGAACATCATCCCTGTCATTGctaaggctgacaccatgacccTGGAGGAGAAGTCTGAATTCAAGCAAAGG GTTCGCAAGGAGCTTGAAGTAAATGGCATTGAATTCTACCCCCAGAAGGAATTTGATGAAGATTTGGAGGACAAGACAGAGAATGACAAAATCAGG GAGAGCATGCCTTTCGCTGTGGTGGGAAGTGACAAGGAGTACCAAGTGAATGGCAAGAGGGTCCTCGGCAGAAAAACTCCCTGGGGGATCATTGAAG tGGAAAACCTCAACCACTGTGAGTTTGCCTTGCTTCGAGACTTTGTCATCAG GACCCACCTCCAGGACCTCAAGGAAGTGACACACAACATCCACTATGAGACTTACAGGGCCAAGCGGCTCAATGACAATGGAGGCCTCCCTCCG GGAGAAGGCCTCCTGGGCTCTGTCCTTCCTCCTGTGCcagccaccccctgccccacagcTGAATGA
- the SMIM45 gene encoding small integral membrane protein 45: MPHFLDWFVPVYLVISVLILVGFGACIYYFEPGLQEAHKWRMQRPLVDRDLRKTLMVRDNLAFGGPEV, encoded by the coding sequence ATGCCGCACTTCCTGGACTGGTTCGTGCCTGTCTACCTGGTCATCTCTGTCCTCATCCTGGTGGGCTTCGGCGCCTGCATCTACTACTTCGAACCCGGCCTGCAGGAGGCGCACAAGTGGCGCATGCAGCGCCCCCTGGTGGACCGTGACCTCCGCAAGACACTGATGGTGCGGGACAACCTGGCCTTCGGCGGCCCTGAGGTCTGA